The genomic DNA ACGGTGGATGAAATTCGGGAAAcatatttgtttgaaattagGTACTCTAATTCAAACTCAATATTCTGGAGGAAATAGAACGTCTGAGAAGGATAGAAATGCATTTGTGAAGCTTTCATCGACGGTTGTCTTACCCACGATCCTGGGCACTGTGAAATTCACGGATCGCCCAACGTATCCAAGGGCTTGGGCTCCAAACGAATGGCCCACAAGGTGAAGGGAGGATGAGTTCAGACCGGCTGCCACCATTTCGTTGAGGACTTTTGCCAAAGTGTAACCGACACCAGGAACGCTCATTCCAGCGTAGAGGTAATCGGTGTTACTGATTGTTTCCCAGTTGAAGTACAAGAAGTTGTGAGTCTTTTGTTCCAGGTACGCTGTAACATGTCCGGTTTACGATTGAACCGCCCTTGCTACCTCAAAATTGATCCTCTGATTTTTGTAGTTCGAAGTGTTACTTCAGGAgagtttcagaaatatttcaattgttCGAATACCGGTCAGTTTTTGCATTTAAACATTTTGAACTTTTATCCTTCAAACATACCAAGGATGATCTTATCGTTGTATAGACGGCTCAAAGTTCCGTACAAACCATGGATGAGCAGCACGGTTGGCTTGCTCAAGTTCATCTTGTCGAGCAGCTCCGTAGCATCGCCGACTACCACCTCTGTGTACGTGTCGAGATCTTCACTGAGGATTATCAAACACAAGAGTCGATAAAAAAGACTAGTGGAAAGAAAAGTCGAAGGGAATTGAACAAAATCGCGTCTTTACTTATCCAAATGAAATATCGTCTGTTTTTAAAGTATGCTCACAGCAATCAGCAGCCCGAGATATTTTGTCCTGGATTACTTACGTACCCTGTGTATAACCTGACTTTGATATCTGCCAATTGCGACCTCGTTGCCCTTTTTATTCCTAGTgggatcgaaaataaaaagtagtAAATCAGAGCAGTGGAGGGTCGACAATTTTCCTGATACAAATGATAATTTCATGGCCAAATCTTTTCGTAGTCATTATATTCTTACCCAATAGAATTAGgcagtaattttttatgaagaagaaagaaactgTTAAGAACTTACTGCAAGTATCGCAGTGTTCGTCCGTCAGATCTTGTGTCGTGGCAAATGGTAGGCATAGAGAGACAAGAACCACATATCCCACCATCGTGTCACGTATTCTTTCTGACGAAATCTTCATTCCAAATTGTTTAATGCCTGCGAACGAATTGAACTCTActtattaaatgaaaaatgcaagCAACGGAAATCCAAATTATTGGCGAAAATGAAATAGCATAAAGTTCagtattgtgaaaataaatcgtcGATCACCATAAGTGTTACAAATATCAAACAAATATTCGACAATTCCTTAAAcatattcaattcaaatcaCAGCAGAAATTACAGAATGCATTTCATTGGTAATCTCAAATCACAATGGCACACAACAGTCGgcggattttcattttcacaagGATCGGTATGACAAATTTGCGCAGAACGATGAATTTAAATGTGCAAATAATGAACTGACCGTCCGCAGTACcaagaaaatcgaaatttttcttcaggaATGTTCTACGATTTGAATTACTTATATAGTCTTTCGCGTCCGTATTCGTGCTTGGTCATTATCTTTATCGTGGtcgtttcgatttttgaacGTGTTTTTTTTGCAGGAAGTGCCAACATTTTACGATCCATTTTAACTACAGCAATCGTATCAGCGCACTGTAAATTGTTTTCCTAACAGCAAAAGTAGTGTTGGGGTTATCGTCAAGATAACTCTTTTAGAACGTAATTAAATCTAAcagtgggaaaaaaatattttctaaatgcATTTCGATTCCGTATATTCCGACTaagatatttgatttttttcaaattttgctcAACGCATACCACAAGTAATGCAAAGGACACAACATGAAGTATTCCGAATAAAGTTTTGGAAGAAATCAAGGGAAAggaattgttttaattttgcaaaGCCAAAACTAGAAAAGCGATGGGGAGTCGCTTATCTTTTACTATCTATTTTAATTACAACAATGATTACCATGCACACTGTAAATTATTTCCGTAATGGGAAAAGTCGTGTGACTATTATCATC from Diprion similis isolate iyDipSimi1 chromosome 2, iyDipSimi1.1, whole genome shotgun sequence includes the following:
- the LOC124416302 gene encoding uncharacterized protein LOC124416302, which produces MRNAIENNLQCADTIAVVKMDRKMLALPAKKTRSKIETTTIKIMTKTFLKKNFDFLGTADGIKQFGMKISSERIRDTMVGYVVLVSLCLPFATTQDLTDEHCDTCRIKRATRSQLADIKVRLYTGEDLDTYTEVVVGDATELLDKMNLSKPTVLLIHGLYGTLSRLYNDKIILGMFEG